In the Devosia sp. SL43 genome, one interval contains:
- the msrA gene encoding peptide-methionine (S)-S-oxide reductase MsrA: MSISRTIAIRRPLARRAALASLLILPALAFALWNQPITAQEAPVVIPAPTKAFSETGTTATAVFAGGCFWGVQGVFQHVKGVTRAVSGYSGGAAETATYELTGSGTTGHAEAVEVTYDPSVVSYGELLQIYFSVAHNPTQLNYQGPDRGTQYRSTIFPVTPEQGEYAEAYIAELDAADLFEGPIVTTIEPFQAFYAAEQYHQDFLTLNPTWPYIVVHDLPKIAALKAIFPDAYRDEPVLVGAL; encoded by the coding sequence ATGTCTATTTCCCGCACTATTGCTATACGCCGTCCGCTGGCCCGGCGCGCCGCACTGGCCTCCCTGCTTATCCTGCCCGCACTGGCCTTCGCGCTATGGAATCAGCCCATCACTGCGCAGGAAGCGCCGGTTGTCATTCCTGCACCGACCAAAGCCTTCTCGGAAACCGGCACCACCGCCACAGCGGTTTTCGCCGGCGGCTGTTTCTGGGGCGTGCAGGGCGTATTTCAGCACGTCAAGGGCGTGACCCGCGCGGTCTCTGGATATTCTGGCGGCGCCGCCGAAACCGCGACCTATGAGCTGACCGGCAGCGGCACCACCGGCCATGCCGAGGCCGTCGAAGTGACCTATGACCCATCGGTTGTGAGCTATGGCGAGCTGTTGCAGATCTACTTTTCGGTCGCCCACAACCCAACGCAGCTGAACTATCAGGGGCCAGATCGCGGCACGCAGTATCGTTCGACCATTTTCCCGGTGACTCCGGAGCAGGGTGAGTACGCAGAGGCCTACATTGCTGAGCTCGACGCGGCCGACCTGTTTGAAGGACCGATCGTTACGACAATCGAGCCCTTCCAGGCCTTCTACGCAGCTGAGCAATATCATCAGGACTTCCTGACCCTCAACCCGACCTGGCCCTACATCGTGGTCCATGACCTGCCCAAGATCGCTGCGTTGAAAGCAATTTTTCCCGACGCCTATCGCGACGAACCGGTGCTCGTTGGCGCCCTGTAG